The following are from one region of the Carassius gibelio isolate Cgi1373 ecotype wild population from Czech Republic chromosome A13, carGib1.2-hapl.c, whole genome shotgun sequence genome:
- the LOC128026412 gene encoding interferon-induced protein with tetratricopeptide repeats 1-like, producing the protein MSEDKLKLLSCHFTWDLQKEDADLNFLEVKVRERLAVKCECGGKLKQREFNFLAFIKHLQGFNDEALKNLQLAKKEQPDDDSNVIVTYGNLAWVHSLMGNVTEAETYTEKVHEILRAFPAPSPAELHREVQSEKAWSLLKFSRKTYIRAKESFLEALQKEPDDKEWNTGFAFSLFRLEGLKIGQYKRVRFEESPAVLQLKKALNLDPENAMIHVYLGLKCYKNTKNGNNAEAWQYMTQALAMAPDNLSVVLHVAKFMKKEQCYDKALKVLLEMLKKAPDSSRLHHEIANNYRWKAMQMNDVHNPELLGLCIHHLEKGTTLNPGYIYPQLELALRYAEQKEMAKAEQKFTELFALPDLKPADRQAWHRMYGDFKQYRLGSERAAVEHYKQGMMLGRVSSEWMACRNRLRKVLQHDRRDTYEIRMFFHSFKTENQDD; encoded by the coding sequence ATGTCTGAGGACAAACTTAAACTGTTGTCCTGCCACTTTACTTGGGACTTGCAAAAGGAAGATGCTGACCTTAACTTTCTCGAAGTGAAAGTTCGTGAGAGACTGGCAGTGAAGTGCGAGTGTGGAGGAAAACTGAAACAAAGAGAATTCAACTTTTTGGCCTTTATTAAGCATTTACAAGGATTTAACGATGAGGCGCTTAAGAACCTGCAACTAGCAAAGAAGGAACAACCGGACGATGACAGCAATGTGATTGTGACGTATGGAAACTTGGCCTGGGTGCACAGTCTCATGGGAAATGTGACTGAAGCTGAGACTTACACAGAGAAAGTGCATGAAATCCTTAGAGCTTTCCCTGCTCCGTCTCCAGCAGAGCTTCACAGAGAAGTTCAGAGCGAAAAAGCCTGGTCGCTTCTCAAGTTTTCTAGAAAGACCTACATCAGGGCCAAGGAGAGTTTCCTTGAAGCTTTACAGAAAGAGCCGGATGACAAGGAATGGAACACAGGCTTTGCCTTTTCTCTGTTCCGTCTGGAGGGACTGAAGATTGGTCAGTACAAGCGTGTACGGTTTGAAGAGTCTCCTGCTGTGCTCCAGTTGAAGAAAGCTCTGAACCTGGACCCGGAGAATGCAATGATCCATGTGTATCTGGGGCTTAAGTGCTACAAGAACACAAAGAACGGAAATAACGCAGAAGCATGGCAATACATGACGCAAGCGCTCGCCATGGCTCCAGATAACCTCAGCGTTGTTTTGCATGTTGCAAAGTTCATGAAGAAAGAGCAGTGTTATGACAAGGCCCTGAAAGTGTTGCTGGAAATGCTGAAGAAAGCACCCGACTCGTCTCGTTTGCATCATGAGATTGCCAACAACTACCGCTGGAAAGCCATGCAGATGAATGACGTACACAATCCGGAGCTGCTGGGCCTTTGCATTCACCACTTAGAGAAGGGTACCACTTTAAACCCAGGCTACATATACCCACAGCTGGAGTTAGCGCTGAGGTATGCAGAGCAAAAGGAGATGGCTAAAGCAGAGCAGAAGTTCACCGAGCTGTTTGCCCTCCCTGACCTGAAGCCAGCTGACCGTCAAGCCTGGCATCGCATGTATGGGGATTTCAAGCAGTACAGGTTGGGCTCAGAGAGAGCTGCGGTGGAGCATTATAAACAAGGAATGATGCTGGGGCGAGTGTCCAGCGAATGGATGGCATGCAGAAACAGACTGAGGAAAGTCCTTCAGCATGACAGACGGGACACATATGAGATCCGGATGTTCTTTCATTCCTTTAAAACAGAGAACCAAGATGATTAA